The Denticeps clupeoides chromosome 10, fDenClu1.1, whole genome shotgun sequence DNA window ACGTGCTTCCTGTTCATTGCCTCAGCTCTGTTCCCACTGAAGTAAGGCCCCAGGTGCAGCCCTCCAGTGTCCATCATCTACAAGGTGTCGCACGTGGAATGGTGCACGTGTTTGGGGAGGTGACCGTCCCAGTGCAAGTATGCAGGCACATCGTTAATGTAAACTTTGTAGTGTTGGACATTGTAAGCCCAAATGTTTTCCTAGGTCTCCCCTTTATGGAACAGACGGCAGCCCGCTTGGACTTCGGCCGGAAGGAAATCATTCTGTTCGGTGAACACATTTCATGTAAAAGCACAGAAGTGTCAAAACCCTGCCAGAACCACGGTACTGCAATCAGgacatgaatatatatatttatattaattccAGGCCGCAAAAGGGGACATGTGATTTAAATGTCCTGCGAAACGTTTTGTCACCAAACATTGTGCACTGGCAGACCATGTAATGGTTGTGACCACAGCCGGGGGGTCACATCCTCTGCTGCTACACCGGTTGTGAACCCTCCATCACTCTACTGAGatcggcagtggtggcctagcggttaaggaagcggccccgtaatcagaaggttcgaactTTCGAACGAaattaaaaagatttaaaagtACTGAATGTTGTAATCCTTGCAGGGCATCAACCtgaattgaaaaataaattgaaaatagATAAATTGCACTGTTTCActgtaaaatacatatttgcttATGTCTGATTATGCCACGACCACCGGCGGGCCACCAGGGCATGCACGGACGTCCCAGGGGACGCCAGAGGCGGCAAACTAAAAATGGAAGGTGCCAAGGTCAACCAGAATAAAAACACCCTGGCCCACGCCATCCTTGCCTGCTCATTGTTTGGTTTACCTTCATTGCTGCTAGCCGTCCATTTCTACGTACCTTGTCCGACTCTTTGACCGATCCACGCTCGTGACTGCCCGGCCCTCGACTTGTTTCTCCCCGAATGTCCCTGACGTCGAGATCGTCATCACCTCTGACAGACCAGCCGCCGATGTGAATGGCTCACGGTTGTGAACTGATTTCTTTAATTTGTGGTTTTGTGATGATGTTTCTGTCCATTTGACAACTGTTGCAGCGAGAACATATCTTacattttttgcacaatttaatTTTTCAGAACGTGAAACAGGCTGTGCAGGAGCTAGGAACCCGTGGCCTGGTAGGACTGGTCTGTGAGGCCATGCTGCGGCAGTAAGCCCCCTGCTGGCCTGGTGGTGGAGTAGCGGCTGTGACCACAAAAAAAGATGTTCCGAAATCTTAATGAATGATTCTGTCATATATTCTCCATCTAGGAAAGGCTTCCCATGCCAGATGATTTTCTGCCACAAAATTAACATACATATGGCATTTGCAGACTTCATACACTTCTTTAAATtttgtccttatccagagcaacttacaatcagtagttacagggacagtccccccctggagcaagttagggttaagtgtcctgctcagggacacgagggtagtaagtggggttgtgttaggcgagtgtgttacccactaggctactaacacccgcTTTTCATagaatacaggccaaaagtttggacaccttctccttcaatgtgttttctttatcttcatgaccatttacgttggtagattctcactgaaggcatcaaaactatgaatgaacacatgtggagttctgtacttaacaaaaaaaggtgaaataagtgaaaacatgttttatattctagtttctttgctctgattactgctttgcacactcttggcattctctcgatgagcttcaagaggtcgtcacctgaaatgcttcaaaggtcttgaaggagttccctggagacactcagggttcagtgtcttgctcagggacacgatggtagtaagtgaaatACACGAATGATCGGTGCCTTGCTGGAATTGTAGATGCAGATCCAACATGGgcatcaaaataaaaactagaaattgtcattgtgagacactgcagcacagcacacggtgacatggtgaaacgtgtcctctgaatttaaccatcacccttggtgagcagtgggctccatgacaggcgcccggggagcagtgtgtggggacggcaccttggcggttccgGATTCCCAAAATCAGTCCCATACTACCAGATATAATGCAGTCAAGGTTCCCagatttggggaattcgcatgGGTCAACCTGGGCGAACCGCCTTCTTCATCACGTATCTCTGCTGCCAAGTAAGAAATGACACGTGCCAAGACAAACGCACATAAAACATCCTTAAATCAAGAACGGGATTTTACTTTCTGACCCTGCTATGTAGAACCTTTGGCATTAGAGGGAACAGGCTATATTGTAAGGCTatagttataaatatattattatatacatgatgttatacattatataaatgaatacaGGATGAAATATTCTCATTTGATATGACTTTATTTGGGTAAATATTTGCATCActaatgttaatgtgtgtggtaaatagacagagaaacacaaacTTTCCCCCCAACCGTATTCATTCAAAGGTATTTTGGAGAGATAAGCAAAACTTTCGTGAAAGTGGACGCATTTGATCTGAACACCCATGTGGCAAAAGGCTTGTAACCCTGCTTCAGTCAGTGTATTATTCAAATAGTGGAACCTATCATAGACATATGTACAAAACATAATAACgtgtcaaaaatgaaaaatgaaatacatgcaGTTGGCAATTCAAATAAGCGTGATATTGCCAAATATTGTATAACTTCCCTGACGTGTACCATTTATGTTAAAGTAAAGCTACGCTATACGACACAAAATTAAACACGTTTATTTCCATATAAGCAGCATATTTTTTACAGTATACAACAGTCAGCTGCGtagaaataatatttcacaggctcgccgtaaaaaaaaaagccctgaaCGTATCACGCGTGAAATGACTTCTTCACAGCAGTTGCAAATCCGCCTGTGATTAAGCTACATAACTGCATCCTGAGATATGGAGTGTCCGCCTGGGGTCTCACGGTCCTTTGTTCTTCACGTGCGCACGGCGTCTTGCTTGAGGAACATTCTGCtgtgccagtagtctgggttgTCAAAGGATGTGCTGGTGCTGGGCTCACCCACGCCGGCCCGCACCTTCACGTACGAGCCCCGGCCATCGGACCTCCAGGCCTTCTTCACTGGCTGTCCTTTACTCGGCACGTTCTGGTATTCCAGCTCAGCATTGGCGGGTCCAGCGGTTGTAGCCATCTCCTCGTACTCTGCGAGCTCGGTGTCGGCCTTACACACCACCCCGCCTGTTACCCCACTGCTCGGCCTGGGCTGCACGATTTCCAGCTTCTCCTGGCCCTCAGCATCTTCAGTGAGTTCCCCGTTATTCTTCTCCTCCGGCTCTGTTGATCCCGCAGCCGCATCTTCAGCGCTGTCTGTGTTGCTGCTGCGGATGTCCATGTATTCGTACTCTGCTGGGACGTCCTGCTGCTGTGGCTCATCCGTGCAGCCTTCTCCGTTTTCGGGAACTCCATCGGCGGACGGCCGCTTATCCCACAGCTCTCCCTCAGACGTGTTGTCGTCCTGCAGGAGCCCATCCGGCTGCTCTGAGACCTTCTTCCACTGCTCCGTGGAGATGCTGTCTGGCTGCTCGGTTGGGTTCCTGGGAGAACGGGGCAACACCGGAGGCTGTTTGGTCATCAGCTCGTACTCCTCTGTGGAATCTGTTGCTGGACCCAGAGGAGATGGTGGACCGTTGAGGTTCCTGCAGACCAGGTTCCTTGAGAGGGACAGCAGGGtttctgggtaaaaaaaaaagaggcttcAGTCTGGTTCTTCTGTCTAATACATATTCAAATGCAACGCGGTTGAATATTCAAATCTGCTCACCTCTCTCTGCACGCTGGCCCGGTCTGGGAATAACGTATCCGTCAGGGTCCTCGTCCGTCCCCAACCCCGGCGAGGGGACCTCAGAGGTCACAGACAGCGAGGCGGACATGTATGCGCTGTCCACGCGGCTCCGCCCCCTCTGCAGGCTGCCGCCGTGCGATGCCGTCTCCGCGTCAATGCCGGTTCCGCGGCCCTCTGAGCACTCAGAGACCGTCCGTGCCGAGTTGAGgcgcgacctctgaccccacatctggaaaaaaaaaaaaattctgtaaaaacTTTTTACAATCTTCTTTTTCTCACTATTTATGAATGAGTGAAACAGCCGGAGACGCCCACCTGTTTAGTGATGTCACCTGGGTTGGGGGTCATGGGCAGGTACCCTAGTGTCTGACCTGCGATCGACTGtatggggaggaggaggaacagatacattcattttattactttttactaCTGTGTCCTCAGGTTTTACCGCTGACAGCCAGAGCCCCACCTTTTGGGAGCTGATGCGCCTCCGTGAGCTGCTCCTCGGCGGTGACAAGTGGAGGGGCGGCGTGGCGAAGCCGTCGTCCGAGGCCTCTTCATCTCCCAGTCCTGCGTCCAGACGAGGGCCGTCCTCAGATTCGGACTCAGGACGATCTCTCTGCAGAGGGAAATACcgcagtaaataaaaaaaagaactactGCCATCTGATAGTGAGAGGGTAACACGCCCCCTTCAtaagcagaagaccacagagtcccaagttcaaaccccacttactaccatcgtgtccctgagcaggacacttaaccctgagtgtctccagggggggactgtccctgtaactactgactgtaaggtgctctggatacgggtgtaatcgtaaatgtaaatgtaccggGTCTCTCACCTTCACAACAAGGTAGCGGGGCGGATCTCTGGCCATTCGTGTGAACTCGCTGGCCAGCTCTTTAAAAGTGGGCCTGATGTTCTCATCGATCATCCAGCCTGGCGGGAGGACAGGGGGGAGATTAGAGGGGTAACGGATTAACGTTGGACGCGCGCTCACTCTACTCACACTTGACCATGACCATGTAGACGTCGATGGTGCAGATCTGGGGCTGGGCCAGGCGCTCCCCCTTCTCCAGCAGACCGGGCACCTGCTGCGGGTGCATGGCAGCGTACGGCTCGGCTCCGTACGACATCATCTCCCATACGGTCACGCCTgcaggaaagtgaaagtgattgcagcacagcacgctgtgacacggtgaaacatgtcctctgtatttaaccgtcacccttaggggagcagtgtgtggggacggtgccttcatcaaggggacctcagtggcaccttggaaatTTGGGATACAAACCGGCTAGGCCAAAACTGCTCCAAGATCAGAACCGTTCTACTGAAGTTCTACTGTGTTCATCGTACCGTAGCTCCAGACGTCGCTCTGGTGTGTGTATCGCCGGAACAGGATGCTCTCCAGTGCCATCCATTTGATAGGGGTCTGATAAAAAGACACAATCCCCCGTCCAACATGATCTTCTGAGAACTAAACTCGTTTACCTCTTTACAACACAAGAACGTGCACCTGCCGTACCTTGACATCGCTGTAGACGTACTTCTTGTCATCTGGGTACAGCAGGTCCGCAACTCCAAAGTCCGCCACTTGGACGAGGTAATCACTCTTCAGCAGGACGTTGCGAGCGGCCAGGTTCCGGTGAACCATGCGGTGTTCCTCCAGGTAGTACATGCCCTGGTCATACGGGATTTATTTACAATGACACGGACTTCATTTTCAGACTGAAACTGGTTTCCACACAGGTTGGTGGACAGATGCATCATGAACCCATGAAACATGGTGGATCCACAAATCTGGACAAAGTGATGCAAATCTGAGCCACGTCCTCCGGGTCCAGCAATGTTGCGGCAAGGTTCTCACCTTGGCGATCTGCACACACCAGTTGAGCAGCCGCTGTGGGTCCAGGCCGTCCTTGTGCTGCCGGAGGTGGTCCAGCAGAGAGCCCTGGGGGCTGAGCTGCGTGACCAGCTGCAGGCTGGGACCCGGGCAGATGCCCAGCAGCCGGACGATGTACGGGTGGTCCAGACTGGCCATGAACAACATGTGCTGTGGACGGGGAAACGGGGCTCAGTGTCTGGGATGGACGtcatggaaaaaagaaaagaaaaaacgcAAATGTCGTGTATCTCTCACATCAGTGAtctctgtgaatgtctgtcggCCAGTACGGTCTTGGATGGTCTTTATTGCAACCGGGATCTTCACCGAGTCTCCCTCCGGGATCCAAAATGCCTGGTGAGAAAATAAAGATCAGCACAGTGATTAACCAAATACtgtccactttattagaaacgtCCACACTGCTAGTGCGACCTCACCTTATTGACGGTGCCAAACACCCCTGATCCCAGGCACTTGCTCTTGCGCAGCTCAGAAGCCTTTAGGATCCGGGCGTGAACCTTGGTGCCCTTCTCTCCAGGGTCCAGGGGCTCATAGCTCTGTGAACATCTGCCTTTTTACAACCATTCTTTATGTAAAATGGTCGTGGTGCAGTTAAATTTTACTCACCTCTCCACTCTCCAGGTACCTCCTCATGGTGCGTTTGCGGCGGATGGCCTGGCGCCGGCGGTACAGTGTGACGGCCACAAATGCGACAAGGCACATGACAAGCCCGGCCAGCACACCACACACTATGCCTACAATCTGCGAACTGGGGAGAGGGGCAGGTGGCGGTGAGTGAAGGAGCGAAAGCCCAGCTGGAGCACAACTccgccaccagggggcgacCCTACCTGTTGGCAACTCGGCTGGATCCCACGCAGTCCCACAGAGTCGGACCGGTACATCTGTCACAACGATATATCTCATAAGTCACATGTATTACACATCTGATTACACTTAAAAATATCTTTACGTATGAAACAGAACACCTTCTCATATTCCTTATAATAAGATGGTATAATAATACCTTAACAATAAATTACTTAACACTGAACAAACAGCTGGAGCTGGTGCCAAAAAGGGGCTTGTGActatatttcttttaaatccACAATCAAATAATGCCCGGTTTTTGCCCCCGTATgcctctgaccccccccccccccccatattaTATCATTCTATAAACAGTGATATTTTATGATGAcctgaaccacacacacacacacgtctcacCCCTGTGTGCAGTTGACATGGCAGGGCTCGCATTGGCCTTGTTTATTTGGGTATTTAAAGATGAGGCCGTTCTCGCCCATCACGCCGCTGGGACAGGAGCTGACGCAGCGCGGCCCGTCCTTCAGACTGGAGCACGCCGTGCACTCGTGGTCAccctgaggaagaggagattAAGGGCCCGGTTCACTCTGAATCCCTCCGCTGGCATGTAGAACACATCCCCCGGAACGGATTGCGACATGCAGCGGCCGGCCCAGCCAGTTCTTCCAGGACGTAATGTGAAGCTTGACGTCAGAGTGACTCACGCAAAACAGGTCCTGTACAATAAAAACCGTACGCCGTCCGGGAAATGGGAACGGCCGGCTCGAAGGAATGACTGATAACAGCCAGAAAGTATTCAATAATAGACCCTGAAACACTGTTCGCCTGTAATGCTGAAGTCTCCAGTATGGCGGCGGGTTTTTAATAAAACCGAATCTGATGAAGAGCAGGGCAGCAGAGAGATTCCAGCCCTGTGCATCACACAAACAGCGAAAGCTTGACACAGGCAACCGGAAGAGCCAAATTAGGAAGCTGCAGTACAGATCTGTAGAGATATTTGGAGAATTTGGAAATTGGGACGCCTCTGGGACAAAGAAcagtgataaagaaatagttcCCTACATCCGAACGCTGCTGCTATGTTGCACAGCCTAAcaaattaagataagataagataaatctttattgtcattgtcactgctCAAGGGACAACGAAATTTAAGGCGCAGTCGACTCGGTGTGAGGCATATAGTTAAGACAGGAAATATGACAGATTTAAATtacgaaaaaataaaatagtagtaaacataatatgtaaaaattacattggtaaaaaatatatattcgcACCAGATTTTTATTCTGTTGCACGTTGTGTGAAgatattgcacattttatggaGATATAgcacctgagtgtctccagggggggactgtccccgtaactactgataataagtcgctctggataagtaaatgccgtaaatgtaaaatgcagctGCCGTACAACACACAAAGTGATTCTTACTTCaaattcttctttttaatcAACATTGCATAAATGAATATGTTTGAATGAAGAAAGTGAAATGTGATCGATGATCTCCCTGATTTTTAAGCGCTCTCCGAGTTAACAGTTTTGAGTGCAAAGGTCGATCTGCGTTATAAGGAACCGCCCGTGTTGGGGTGCTGAGATTTGGTACCGGTCCAGAGCAGGTGAGTTCTCCATCCTGGGCCCGGCACTCAGGGTGGCAGGACACACACTCGCCTCTCCGCTCCGCGAACTCCCGCGGTTCCCTGGGGGACGAAAGCAGACATTCAGCGCGCCGCAAACGCATTCCCTGCGTCCAGTTCCACACGCCGGCAGGATATAAACACCGACCCGGCATAAAAGCGGCAGTGGGACACGCAGGTGGCGTCCCGGCGGTGGCTCCGGCAGGAAAGGCACTGGTGCGCCCCAGGACCCCAGCAGCCGGCGTCCGAGCAGAGCGGATCGCACACGTGACCCTCTTCAActgcagacacaacacacaaaatatgcaaaacgTTTATTTCAGTCCGTGACagtaaaactatgaatgagcgaGGACGTGTTTATAGTCTTATTCTTCATCTGCGTGGGTTTCGGTCCGGGCTTCGGACCTGGGACCAGGGTCTCGCAGTGCTGACCAGGGGACCTTAGATTTATCTTTACGATTCTGACTCTTTTATGGAACCCCCTGATCAATAGAAAAAAAGCCAAAGCCAAACTCACTGCACTTCTCCAGGCCCTGGTTCTTCTTGATGTCGTTGGCCTTCAGGCGCCTGGCGAGGTCACTGCCGCTGAAAATACGGGTCCAGTTGATGGTGTGCTGGTAACACAGGTCCATGTTGTCGGCGATGTACACGCTGCCGTCGCTGATCTCGCTGAGGGAGCGCAGGCCGAGTGACGTGATGGTGGGAACCTTCATCACCAGGAGCGAGAAGCGTCTGTGGGCCAGAGGGGGAAGAATTAGCAGGGGACGGTGGAGGTggagcgaaagtgaagtgattgtcgttgttaaacactgcagcacagcacacggtgacactatgaaatgtgtcctctgtattcaaccatcacccttggtgacagtgggcaccatgacaggcgcccagggagcagagtgtggggacggtgctttaccaTACCACACCATATTTAATTATAAATCACTTTAACACaataaaggagctgaccaaagtgctgtacataaaaaaaaaataattaaattaccaggaacaggacagacatggacaaaaagttcattaaaaataaagaataaaaagaaaacaaaattaaatgaaataagagAGAACATGCAGCGATTTGAATTAAGTAAGGGGTcgaataaaactgaaaatattttattcgacaggcgcccggggagcagtgtgtggggacggtgctttgctcagtggcagccgcttccttagccgctaggccatcTCTGGCCCAAAAAGGTGGAGAAGACGTGAGGGTCATCACAATCATGGAACTATTCCTCTCAGGAGTGTAAATGTGAAACTCTTGAGCACACAATGGCGTGTTATTACACGTGATGAAAAGATTTTGACAGTTTGGGGGGCGGATCATGACCATTTCTATGGCTGGATGCTATTGGATATTGGAGTTTTGAAAAGGTCgtccatgtaaaaaaaacgtAACGTTGAAATAATGTCATTTTACTGTATTCTTCGCTCtcaaatttcaaatttattCTGCGAAGAGGGACATTTGCATGCAGAGAAAAACCCCCACACCCCAATCATAGCGCCGCATTCAGAAGGACAGACTGCAGAGGTTGGCACCATCTCCCAAAATGCAATCCCATCATGCCCTGCAATCAGTTTCCAGCCATCCCATCTACATTCTGCCACAGTCTCCCGATTCACAGAGCAGGCAACGGTGACGACGGAAGGGGAATGAAGCGAGGGTTCCACGGGCGGGGCGGTGCAATACGTACCTCCTGGGGCTGCAGGAGGAGGCGGGTGGGGCACGCGACAggacaaacagacagaaaacacaTGGGTCAGACACATGTGGCCGTTAGCATGCGGGTGGGCAAAACAAACCGTGTTTGCAAGTGTTAGCACACACAGaaatccatcacacacacacacaaacgctgtCATGGACCGGCTCCGCGATTCGGGCCAGagtttgtgtgttgtgagtgttgGTCTCCCGATTGCCCTGATCGTTTTCTTCTGTGCAGCGTTATAATGTGTGCCTGTCGTATCGTGTCCTCGTCGGGTCCttgaattacacacacacaggccatgcGAATGTGTTTATCGCTTCACATGCCgccgtgacacacacacacacagagcagtcTTACTTGTGGAGGGATCTGCCCTGTATGGTGGTCAGGTTGGAGAACACCGACAAGTCCTTCAGGCTTTCAGGCCATGACTGGATGCTCAGAATATCTGCAaggacacacagaaaaaaaacgcacagataaataaaatgaaagtcactttttttgtcattgggaaacactgtcACGTTGGCTGGATGTGGCGAGGgaggaggatgcatacgcaccacaacctgatggcgaacagaaacgaacagggcagcttcatACAGGCAGGTGAAAACAAAGTATCATGACAAagactgcggcacagcacatggtggcacaacgtaatgggtcctctgcagttaaccatcaccctcagccaTGAAacgtgcccggggagcagtgcgtggggatggtaccttgatcaagaggacctcagtttGGTTGCGATTCCGCTTCcttgcctgctaggccaccactgcccccaattcGTCACTGCTGGAAGATAAATGGTTTCCACCACCCATGTCTTTCTGCAGGACCATGAGTTGAAGAATGGAGGTTCTTCAGCTCTGGGCAGGACAACATTTCTCAAAACTTCTATGAACATCCTTTGGGAAATCCATTGGGGTTTCCCCGCgcaggtggggcagtggtggcctagcggttaaggaagtggccccgtaatcagaaggtcgccggttcgaatcccgatccgccgaggtgccactgaggtgccactgagcaaagcaccgtccccacacactgctccccgggcgcctgtcacggctgcccactgcttactcagggtgatgggataaatgcagaggacaaatttcactctgtgcaatgtgtgctgtgctgctatgcatcacatgtgacaatcacttcacttgttgtCCTTACTTAATTCAAATTGTTCTCtcttatttaatgtattttttttttctttttattctttatttttaattaactttttgtccatgtcggTCCTGTTCTTGGTAATTTAATAAgagtttaattacatttttttaatgtacagcactttggtcagctcctttgttgcgTTAAAgtgatttatgaataaatatggtGCGGTGTGGTGTGGtagggcaccgtccccacacacagaggacacgtttctccatgtcactgtgtgctgtactgcagtgtttgacaatgacaatcacttcactttcactttcaatctcagcagcactaacacacacacacacacacacacacagtgtgacaCACCTGTAATCTCTTTCACCGTACGGAACACCTTCAGCTTCTCTGGATCAAGAGGCGGGATCTTGTGATAGTCATCCCTGTTGAAGAAAGATCAAATTgaaaaggagtgtgtgtgtttgtgtgtgtgtgtgtgtttgacccaCTCACCCTTTAATTCCCATCACCAGGAAGTGCAGGCTGCCCTGGATCTTGGTGCAGTTGACGAAGCTGTCGATGTTGCTGGAGTCCACAGTCTGTCTGTCGGCTGCACCGGTTCCCTGACACACTGCAGACgggcagagagagaaaacgaGACGTGTCCAGAATAACAGCTCTGCTCAGGCccgtatctctctctctcgttctcaaAGTCTGGAAGGACGTTCACCTTTCGGGCATAGACCTCGACACAGTTTACACTCCTTCATCCCGCCCGTCTCCACCTCCATCTTGTTGGGAGGGCAGTTGCTCACACAGGAGCTGTCGTCGATCACAAAGTGGGCTGCCGGACACAGAGAGGTTTGAGTGAGAAAAGCTCCTCTTTATGAGGACAAGGACGTGTGAGCCGCACAGTGTTAGGGGAGTTAGGAGAAGAGTGACGGTGGCTGGAAGGTCATTCCACCATTGAGGAACCGCAGAAGAGAACTGCCTCAGCTGCCAGTGTACTGTGTGTAGGGTTGGCAATGCCAGATGTAAgagattcatttttattctgcaaCGTGCTGAGGGAACTGAGCAAATGGCAAAATGTCATGTGGAAACCATGCTTTCAAAGAGAATACAGTAGTATTCCCAccggcggtggtggcctagcggttaaggaagcggccccctaatcaggttgtcagttcgaatcccaaagcgccaaggtgccactgagcaaaagcaccgtcccaacacactgctccccaggcgcctgtcagggtgcccactgctcactctgggtgatgggttaaatgcagaggacacatttcactgtgtgcaccgtgtgctgtgctgctgtgtttcacaatggcaatcacttcactttacagggacactcagggttaaagatatttttttgcttttatttcggtCTTATCGGTcttctaatactgtatctgaagtctcttttcgaAATTTAGCCGtggtgcaaaattacagccactttgatccagtcacacaatgggatttcccaggacgcgccgtttcaccatctgtagctttaatgctaatgaggaggagagaggcgggacgaggaggagagcggtcTATAGAACTTTCCGCAATCGCGGAAATGACggcatcaacaccatccaccaaccgcaatgtgttctgtgttcatcctaaaaaaaataaaatgagtctCACATgtcagaactaaaaaaaatacttttgtgcAAATTTTTATATctaatcactgagcaactgcaatgctttgcacatttggaagtca harbors:
- the erbb3b gene encoding receptor tyrosine-protein kinase erbB-3b isoform X1, translated to MFGVHGPPRLCGTDRPRLRGTMSRGAVRLSALCALLLCAAHRAACHTQEVCPGTQNGLSFTGNPAVHYSNLRERYTGCEIVMGNLEIVHMNNDCDFSFLRSIREVTGYILIATNQFSRLPLERLRVIRGNTLYEQFALSVFLNFEGTHGLRDLGLVHLTGILKGGVQILNNRHLSHASNINWNDIVKNQNAPIVVKNNGEKGECHSACGKHCWGPREDQCQTLTKTVCAPQCNGHCFGPSPQECCDEECAGGCTGPLNTNCFACHHFNDSGACVKHCPQKLIYNPQTFQLEPNPNVKYQYGSICVQQCPAHFVIDDSSCVSNCPPNKMEVETGGMKECKLCRGLCPKVCQGTGAADRQTVDSSNIDSFVNCTKIQGSLHFLVMGIKGDDYHKIPPLDPEKLKVFRTVKEITDILSIQSWPESLKDLSVFSNLTTIQGRSLHNPRRRFSLLVMKVPTITSLGLRSLSEISDGSVYIADNMDLCYQHTINWTRIFSGSDLARRLKANDIKKNQGLEKCIEEGHVCDPLCSDAGCWGPGAHQCLSCRSHRRDATCVSHCRFYAGEPREFAERRGECVSCHPECRAQDGELTCSGPGDHECTACSSLKDGPRCVSSCPSGVMGENGLIFKYPNKQGQCEPCHVNCTQGCTGPTLWDCVGSSRVANSSQIVGIVCGVLAGLVMCLVAFVAVTLYRRRQAIRRKRTMRRYLESGESYEPLDPGEKGTKVHARILKASELRKSKCLGSGVFGTVNKAFWIPEGDSVKIPVAIKTIQDRTGRQTFTEITDHMLFMASLDHPYIVRLLGICPGPSLQLVTQLSPQGSLLDHLRQHKDGLDPQRLLNWCVQIAKGMYYLEEHRMVHRNLAARNVLLKSDYLVQVADFGVADLLYPDDKKYVYSDVKTPIKWMALESILFRRYTHQSDVWSYGVTVWEMMSYGAEPYAAMHPQQVPGLLEKGERLAQPQICTIDVYMVMVKCWMIDENIRPTFKELASEFTRMARDPPRYLVVKRDRPESESEDGPRLDAGLGDEEASDDGFATPPLHLSPPRSSSRRRISSQKSIAGQTLGYLPMTPNPGDITKQMWGQRSRLNSARTVSECSEGRGTGIDAETASHGGSLQRGRSRVDSAYMSASLSVTSEVPSPGLGTDEDPDGYVIPRPGQRAERETLLSLSRNLVCRNLNGPPSPLGPATDSTEEYELMTKQPPVLPRSPRNPTEQPDSISTEQWKKVSEQPDGLLQDDNTSEGELWDKRPSADGVPENGEGCTDEPQQQDVPAEYEYMDIRSSNTDSAEDAAAGSTEPEEKNNGELTEDAEGQEKLEIVQPRPSSGVTGGVVCKADTELAEYEEMATTAGPANAELEYQNVPSKGQPVKKAWRSDGRGSYVKVRAGVGEPSTSTSFDNPDYWHSRMFLKQDAVRT
- the erbb3b gene encoding receptor tyrosine-protein kinase erbB-3b isoform X2, whose product is MFGVHGPPRLCGTDRPRLRGTMSRGAVRLSALCALLLCAAHRAACHTQEVCPGTQNGLSFTGNPAVHYSNLRERYTGCEIVMGNLEIVHMNNDCDFSFLRSIREVTGYILIATNQFSRLPLERLRVIRGNTLYEQFALSVFLNFEGTHGLRDLGLVHLTGILKGGVQILNNRHLSHASNINWNDIVKNQNAPIVVKNNGEKGECHSACGKHCWGPREDQCQTLTKTVCAPQCNGHCFGPSPQECCDEECAGGCTGPLNTNCFACHHFNDSGACVKHCPQKLIYNPQTFQLEPNPNVKYQYGSICVQQCPAHFVIDDSSCVSNCPPNKMEVETGGMKECKLCRGLCPKVCQGTGAADRQTVDSSNIDSFVNCTKIQGSLHFLVMGIKGDDYHKIPPLDPEKLKVFRTVKEITDILSIQSWPESLKDLSVFSNLTTIQGRSLHKRFSLLVMKVPTITSLGLRSLSEISDGSVYIADNMDLCYQHTINWTRIFSGSDLARRLKANDIKKNQGLEKCIEEGHVCDPLCSDAGCWGPGAHQCLSCRSHRRDATCVSHCRFYAGEPREFAERRGECVSCHPECRAQDGELTCSGPGDHECTACSSLKDGPRCVSSCPSGVMGENGLIFKYPNKQGQCEPCHVNCTQGCTGPTLWDCVGSSRVANSSQIVGIVCGVLAGLVMCLVAFVAVTLYRRRQAIRRKRTMRRYLESGESYEPLDPGEKGTKVHARILKASELRKSKCLGSGVFGTVNKAFWIPEGDSVKIPVAIKTIQDRTGRQTFTEITDHMLFMASLDHPYIVRLLGICPGPSLQLVTQLSPQGSLLDHLRQHKDGLDPQRLLNWCVQIAKGMYYLEEHRMVHRNLAARNVLLKSDYLVQVADFGVADLLYPDDKKYVYSDVKTPIKWMALESILFRRYTHQSDVWSYGVTVWEMMSYGAEPYAAMHPQQVPGLLEKGERLAQPQICTIDVYMVMVKCWMIDENIRPTFKELASEFTRMARDPPRYLVVKRDRPESESEDGPRLDAGLGDEEASDDGFATPPLHLSPPRSSSRRRISSQKSIAGQTLGYLPMTPNPGDITKQMWGQRSRLNSARTVSECSEGRGTGIDAETASHGGSLQRGRSRVDSAYMSASLSVTSEVPSPGLGTDEDPDGYVIPRPGQRAERETLLSLSRNLVCRNLNGPPSPLGPATDSTEEYELMTKQPPVLPRSPRNPTEQPDSISTEQWKKVSEQPDGLLQDDNTSEGELWDKRPSADGVPENGEGCTDEPQQQDVPAEYEYMDIRSSNTDSAEDAAAGSTEPEEKNNGELTEDAEGQEKLEIVQPRPSSGVTGGVVCKADTELAEYEEMATTAGPANAELEYQNVPSKGQPVKKAWRSDGRGSYVKVRAGVGEPSTSTSFDNPDYWHSRMFLKQDAVRT